Proteins encoded together in one Microcebus murinus isolate Inina chromosome 16, M.murinus_Inina_mat1.0, whole genome shotgun sequence window:
- the MEIS3 gene encoding homeobox protein Meis3 isoform X3, with product MARRYDELPHYPGIVDGGAALAGFSEAAPSAPRAPGPYGLHRPPQPLPPGLDGDSLKREKDEIYGHPLFPLLALVFEKCELATCSPRDGAGAGLGTPLGSDVCSSDSFNEDIAAFAKQVRSERPLFSSNPELDNLMIQAIQVLRFHLLELEKGKMPIDLVIEDRDGGCREDLEDYPASCPSLPDQNNTWIRDHEDSGSVQLGTPGPSSGGLASQSGDNSSDQGDGLDASVASPSSGGEDEELDQERRRNKKRGIFPKVATNIMRAWLFQHLSHPYPSEEQKKQLAQDTGLTILQVNNWFINARRRIVQPMIDQSNRTGQGAAFGPEGQPLAGYAESQPHVTVRPPGSVGMNLNLEGDWHYL from the exons ATGGCCCGGAGG TACGATGAGCTGCCCCACTACCCAGGCATCGTGGACGGCGGCGCAGCCCTGGCGGGCTTCTCGGAGGCAGCGCCCTCAGCACCCAGAGCTCCTGGGCCCTACGGCCTGCAccggcctccccagcccctgcccccaggcttGGACGGTGACAGCCTGAAGAGGGAGAAGGATGAGATCTACGG acACCCGCTCTTCCCGCTCCTGGCGCTGGTCTTTGAGAAGTGCGAACTGGCCACATGCTCCCCCCGCGACGGCgccggggctgggctgggcacgcCCCTGGGCAGCGACGTCTGCTCCTCCGATTCCTTCAACGAGGACATCGCCGCCTTTGCCAAGCAG GTCCGCTCCGAGAGGCCCCTCTTCTCCTCCAACCCAGAGCTGGACAATCTG ATGATCCAGGCCATCCAGGTGCTCCGGTTCCACCTGCTCGAGCTGGAGAAG GGAAAGATGCCCATCGACCTGGTCATCGAGGATCGGGATGGCGGCTGCAGGGAGGATCTTGAGGACTACccggcctcctgccccagcctcccggaCCAG AATAATACATGGATTAGAGACCATGAGGACAGTGGGTCGGTACAGTTGGGGACGCCAGGTCCATCCAGCGggggcctggcctcccagagtggagaCAACTCCAGTGACCAAG GAGATGGGCTGGACGCAAGTGTGGCCTCTCCCAGTTCTGGGGGAGAGGACGAGGAGCTGGACCAGGAGCGGCGGCGGAACAAGAAAAGGGGGATTTTCCCCAAGGTGGCCACCAACATCATGAGAGCCTGGTTGTTCCAGCATCTCTCG CACCCGTACCCCTCGGAGGAGCAGAAGAAACAGCTGGCGCAGGACACGGGGCTCACCATCCTGCAAGTCAACAACTG GTTCATCAACGCCCGGAGGCGCATCGTGCAGCCGATGATCGACCAGTCCAACCGCACAG GGCAGGGTGCCGCCTTCGGCCCGGAGGGCCAGCCCCTGGCGGGCTACGCCGAGTCGCAGCCGCACGTGACAGTCCGGCCACCGG GATCGGTGGGGATGAACTTGAACTTGGAAGGAGACTGGCATTATCTATAG
- the MEIS3 gene encoding homeobox protein Meis3 isoform X1, with product MARRYDELPHYPGIVDGGAALAGFSEAAPSAPRAPGPYGLHRPPQPLPPGLDGDSLKREKDEIYGHPLFPLLALVFEKCELATCSPRDGAGAGLGTPLGSDVCSSDSFNEDIAAFAKQVRSERPLFSSNPELDNLMIQAIQVLRFHLLELEKVHDLCDNFCHRYITCLKGKMPIDLVIEDRDGGCREDLEDYPASCPSLPDQNNTWIRDHEDSGSVQLGTPGPSSGGLASQSGDNSSDQGDGLDASVASPSSGGEDEELDQERRRNKKRGIFPKVATNIMRAWLFQHLSHPYPSEEQKKQLAQDTGLTILQVNNWFINARRRIVQPMIDQSNRTGCRLRPGGPAPGGLRRVAAARDSPATGIGGDELELGRRLALSIEAGFRRSPRPASSCDRQPLRLQDPPPKARPLNAYLPGAPRGQGA from the exons ATGGCCCGGAGG TACGATGAGCTGCCCCACTACCCAGGCATCGTGGACGGCGGCGCAGCCCTGGCGGGCTTCTCGGAGGCAGCGCCCTCAGCACCCAGAGCTCCTGGGCCCTACGGCCTGCAccggcctccccagcccctgcccccaggcttGGACGGTGACAGCCTGAAGAGGGAGAAGGATGAGATCTACGG acACCCGCTCTTCCCGCTCCTGGCGCTGGTCTTTGAGAAGTGCGAACTGGCCACATGCTCCCCCCGCGACGGCgccggggctgggctgggcacgcCCCTGGGCAGCGACGTCTGCTCCTCCGATTCCTTCAACGAGGACATCGCCGCCTTTGCCAAGCAG GTCCGCTCCGAGAGGCCCCTCTTCTCCTCCAACCCAGAGCTGGACAATCTG ATGATCCAGGCCATCCAGGTGCTCCGGTTCCACCTGCTCGAGCTGGAGAAG GTCCACGACCTGTGCGACAACTTCTGTCACCGCTACATCACCTGCCTCAAGGGAAAGATGCCCATCGACCTGGTCATCGAGGATCGGGATGGCGGCTGCAGGGAGGATCTTGAGGACTACccggcctcctgccccagcctcccggaCCAG AATAATACATGGATTAGAGACCATGAGGACAGTGGGTCGGTACAGTTGGGGACGCCAGGTCCATCCAGCGggggcctggcctcccagagtggagaCAACTCCAGTGACCAAG GAGATGGGCTGGACGCAAGTGTGGCCTCTCCCAGTTCTGGGGGAGAGGACGAGGAGCTGGACCAGGAGCGGCGGCGGAACAAGAAAAGGGGGATTTTCCCCAAGGTGGCCACCAACATCATGAGAGCCTGGTTGTTCCAGCATCTCTCG CACCCGTACCCCTCGGAGGAGCAGAAGAAACAGCTGGCGCAGGACACGGGGCTCACCATCCTGCAAGTCAACAACTG GTTCATCAACGCCCGGAGGCGCATCGTGCAGCCGATGATCGACCAGTCCAACCGCACAG GGTGCCGCCTTCGGCCCGGAGGGCCAGCCCCTGGCGGGCTACGCCGAGTCGCAGCCGCACGTGACAGTCCGGCCACCGG GATCGGTGGGGATGAACTTGAACTTGGAAGGAGACTGGCATTATCTATAGAGGCTGGATTCAGGAGAAGT ccccggCCGGCCTCCAGCTGTGACCGCCAGCCTCTCCGGCTCCAGGACCCACCTCCAAAGGCCCGTCCACTCAACGCCTACCTCCCCGGGGCCCCGCGGGGACAGGGGGCCTGA
- the MEIS3 gene encoding homeobox protein Meis3 isoform X2, whose protein sequence is MARRYDELPHYPGIVDGGAALAGFSEAAPSAPRAPGPYGLHRPPQPLPPGLDGDSLKREKDEIYGHPLFPLLALVFEKCELATCSPRDGAGAGLGTPLGSDVCSSDSFNEDIAAFAKQVRSERPLFSSNPELDNLMIQAIQVLRFHLLELEKVHDLCDNFCHRYITCLKGKMPIDLVIEDRDGGCREDLEDYPASCPSLPDQNNTWIRDHEDSGSVQLGTPGPSSGGLASQSGDNSSDQGDGLDASVASPSSGGEDEELDQERRRNKKRGIFPKVATNIMRAWLFQHLSHPYPSEEQKKQLAQDTGLTILQVNNWFINARRRIVQPMIDQSNRTGQGAAFGPEGQPLAGYAESQPHVTVRPPGSVGMNLNLEGDWHYL, encoded by the exons ATGGCCCGGAGG TACGATGAGCTGCCCCACTACCCAGGCATCGTGGACGGCGGCGCAGCCCTGGCGGGCTTCTCGGAGGCAGCGCCCTCAGCACCCAGAGCTCCTGGGCCCTACGGCCTGCAccggcctccccagcccctgcccccaggcttGGACGGTGACAGCCTGAAGAGGGAGAAGGATGAGATCTACGG acACCCGCTCTTCCCGCTCCTGGCGCTGGTCTTTGAGAAGTGCGAACTGGCCACATGCTCCCCCCGCGACGGCgccggggctgggctgggcacgcCCCTGGGCAGCGACGTCTGCTCCTCCGATTCCTTCAACGAGGACATCGCCGCCTTTGCCAAGCAG GTCCGCTCCGAGAGGCCCCTCTTCTCCTCCAACCCAGAGCTGGACAATCTG ATGATCCAGGCCATCCAGGTGCTCCGGTTCCACCTGCTCGAGCTGGAGAAG GTCCACGACCTGTGCGACAACTTCTGTCACCGCTACATCACCTGCCTCAAGGGAAAGATGCCCATCGACCTGGTCATCGAGGATCGGGATGGCGGCTGCAGGGAGGATCTTGAGGACTACccggcctcctgccccagcctcccggaCCAG AATAATACATGGATTAGAGACCATGAGGACAGTGGGTCGGTACAGTTGGGGACGCCAGGTCCATCCAGCGggggcctggcctcccagagtggagaCAACTCCAGTGACCAAG GAGATGGGCTGGACGCAAGTGTGGCCTCTCCCAGTTCTGGGGGAGAGGACGAGGAGCTGGACCAGGAGCGGCGGCGGAACAAGAAAAGGGGGATTTTCCCCAAGGTGGCCACCAACATCATGAGAGCCTGGTTGTTCCAGCATCTCTCG CACCCGTACCCCTCGGAGGAGCAGAAGAAACAGCTGGCGCAGGACACGGGGCTCACCATCCTGCAAGTCAACAACTG GTTCATCAACGCCCGGAGGCGCATCGTGCAGCCGATGATCGACCAGTCCAACCGCACAG GGCAGGGTGCCGCCTTCGGCCCGGAGGGCCAGCCCCTGGCGGGCTACGCCGAGTCGCAGCCGCACGTGACAGTCCGGCCACCGG GATCGGTGGGGATGAACTTGAACTTGGAAGGAGACTGGCATTATCTATAG